The window GGCCGTGCCTGCTGGCAAAGCACCACCAGGTACCGGCTCAGTAGGTGCCGATACTCGCTGAACAGTTCTGGCTTTGCCTGGTTCGCCCAGGGCTCCAAATGTCTGATTTTATCGTGCGCAGCCTTGGCTCCAGCCAAATCACCCGTCACCAGGTGCATTTGTAGCAAGATCATGTAAGTCTCACCGTTCGGCGACAGTCCCCTTTCCGTACCCAGAGCCAAGATCTCGTCAGCAAGGATCTCGTCCGCGAGTGACAAATCATTTGCCTCAACAGCCACTCGAAGGAGACCATTCAGCGTGTTCATGTCGGGCGACAGCGTGCCGTTGCGATCGACCATGTGCGACATCATCGTgttgacctcgtcgaggcacTTGCCGTGGAGAAGAATGGCCTGCAACAGAACATCCCAATGCTTCTTTTTCGGTTGCGATTCGCCAAGTTGTACAAacatcggcgtcgcccaACTTTGCAGGCCATTGCGCATCGCAAAGAAAGCCACCTCCCGGTACACGTCCACATGACTGGACTGTTGGGGTATTGCTTTCGCAAGCCACATCTTGGTTTCGGGAACTCGGTCTCGTTGTGCGAAGTATATAACAGCGACGGATTGTAGGCCGGCATCGTAGGGTACGCCATGGCTTTCGGCATGTTCGATCAGTTCGACGAGTTCCCTCTCCAGCCCCTCGCGAGCGAGTCCTCGCGCAacagcctcgacgagcctTTCGTCGCCATTCAGGTATGGTGCGTAGGTGGAGTCATTCCACTTCGTGTACAGCATTTGCAGAGCCTCCTGAGACCCGCCGTAGCGGGCGAGCGATCGAACAAGATAACTCCATTGGAGCTCGGGTGACCGCGCTTTGCCACCGACGCCACCGGCCGACCAGACTGCGTATACGGTTTTGGCCAAGTCCAAGTGATGCTTGCTTCGTTCGTAAGGCTCAATGTCTAGGAGAACTTGGCGGGCCATGGACAGATCGGCAGACGAAATTGGTTTCTGGTCAGCATGCGACTGCTCAACAAGGTACTCCAGCAGGTGCCGGCAATGGAGGGCCTGGGTGCTGTTCAATGGAAGCCTCCGCTTCAGCTTCGACTGCATCAGCTTCTTCCACGATTCGAGCAACTCCTTCCGCGACTGTGGCCGTAGGTCGTCGAGCATGCGGCTTCTCCAAATCATGATCTGCATCCATCCTGGCTCGTATTCCGGTGCTCTGACTTCGCGAGGCGGTTTCTGGAAGATGGTGTTGAAGAAGGTCCGCTGAAAAACTCTTCGGCCTATCGGACGCGTAACCAGTCGCCGACGAACGGGATTCGTGTAGAAGGCGCACGAAGGCGCGCTCATGTGGCAGACGAGGAGCCTTTGACCATGGCGGACCACGTTCGCCCTCA of the Drechmeria coniospora strain ARSEF 6962 chromosome 01, whole genome shotgun sequence genome contains:
- a CDS encoding Complex I intermediate-associated protein 84, whose amino-acid sequence is MDADHDLEKPHARRPTATVAEGVARIKPISSADLSMARQVLLDIEPYERSKHHLDLAKTVYAVWSAGGVGGKARSPELQWSYLVRSLARYGGSQEALQMLYTKWNDSTYAPYLNGDERLVEAVARGLAREGLERELVELIEHAESHGVPYDAGLQSVAVIYFAQRDRVPETKMWLAKAIPQQSSHVDVYREVAFFAMRNGLQSWATPMFVQLGESQPKKKHWDVLLQAILLHGKCLDEVNTMMSHMVDRNGTLSPDMNTLNGLLRVAVEANDLSLADEILADEILALGTERGLSPNGETYMILLQMHLVTGDLAGAKAAHDKIRHLEPWANQAKPELFSEYRHLLSRYLVVLCQQARPDFALIATLLETIEEDQILLDPETAALICVKFLDNDQHFDVMDILSVHAFLYSEGQREVVQNAFVGFCLDSQTSTSRAWGCYQILQQFFEDTSFERRMKLMESFFDRKRPDMASKVFGHMRQHRNKSYHPRIDTYVGCLEGFARFPDVEGLAMVHNMLKMDTTIQPTTRLRTAMILAYAACGESLTALDFWDEITLSSEGPSYASLEAVFWALEKKPGGDKKAREIWERIERMDLEVPPAVYNAYIGAVAGSGNEKEIRGLIMNMASFVGAEPDAMT